The Linepithema humile isolate Giens D197 chromosome 2, Lhum_UNIL_v1.0, whole genome shotgun sequence genome has a segment encoding these proteins:
- the LOC136998036 gene encoding homeobox protein ESX1-like, with product MVNPSCDTLPGPPPLSPLPPGPPPPLPPGPPPSSLSPGPTLSSLPPGPPPSSLSPGPPLSSLPPGPPLSSLPPGPPPSSLPPGPPPSSLPLGPPPSSLPPGPLLSALQPQSQPPPPPASSYPYLPPHIIKGKNYIRS from the coding sequence atggtcAATCCATCTTGTGACACGTTGCCGGGGCCACCGCCACTGTCACCGTTGCCACCGGGGCCACCGCCACCATTGCCACCGGGACCACCGCCGTCATCGTTGTCACCGGGGCCAACGCTGTCATCATTGCCACCGGGGCCACCGCCGTCATCGTTGTCACCGGGGCCACCGCTGTCATCGTTGCCACCGGGGCCACCGCTGTCTTCATTGCCACCGGGGCCACCGCCGTCATCGTTGCCACCGGGACCACCGCCGTCATCGTTGCCACTGGGACCACCGCCGTCATCGTTGCCACCGGGACCACTGCTGTCAGCGTTGCAGCCACAGTcgcagccgccgccgccaccagcATCATCATATCCATATCTTCCGCCACATATTataaaaggtaaaaattatatccgctcttaa